Proteins encoded within one genomic window of Manis pentadactyla isolate mManPen7 chromosome 4, mManPen7.hap1, whole genome shotgun sequence:
- the ARHGEF16 gene encoding rho guanine nucleotide exchange factor 16 isoform X3 codes for MSQRHSDSSLEQKLLECRFHSELQLDAQGNPAPSLRMARGSLRLRGDATTQLDALAPPPPAPEDEETRATVLSTHSPVALRMGTQQLIPRSLAMASKTKTPARHQSFGAAVLSKEASRRDPRLLPTASFSLDDMAVDTGSGAVLRRNLRNQSYRAAMRGAGPPGGEGGSIQLSPRLQALAEEPSQPPRHPARNKRTLGRKRAHKGSFKDDPRFYQEVRERGLNTSHESDDDLLDEPSGPEGAQKVGGPIVVRSYRPPQVTWSRLPEVVESGILDKLPAEERKRQEAIFEILTSEFSYQHSLGILVAQFLQAQELRATMTQTEHHHLFSNILDVLGASRRFFEDLEQRHKAQVCVDDISDILEEHAEKHFHPYVAYCSNEVYQQRALQRLTSSNSAFREVLREIEKRPACRGLPMISFLILPMQRVTRLPLLTDTLCLKTQGQPERYKAASRALKAMSKLVRQCNEGAHRMERTEQMYTLHTQLDFGKVKSLPLISASRWLLKRGELSVAEETGLFRKLASRPTCYLFLFNDVLVVTRKKSEDSFVVQDYAQVDDIQVQKVEPSETNLPGGGNRSSSVPYLFQVALLRNSEGRQEKILLSADSASDRARWIMALTHGERLGQGPHSKEDLLQVEVTRAYLAKQADEVTLQQADVVLVLEQVDGPYPHLPHVWVQVGSTVKG; via the exons ATGTCTCAGCGGCACTCTGACAGCTCCTTGGAACAGAAGCTCCTGGAATGCCGCTTCCACTCAGAGCTACAGCTCGATGCCCAGGGGAACCCAGCACCCAGCCTCCGGATGGCCCGAGGCTCCCTGCGGCTTAGGGGCGACGCCACCACCCAGCTGGACGCCCTGGCGCCCCCGCCTCCGGCCCCTGAGGATGAGGAGACAAGGGCCACGGTCCTGAGCACACACAGCCCCGTGGCCCTCAGGATGGGCACTCAGCAGCTGATCCCTCGGAGCCTGGCCATGGCCAGCAAGACCAAGACCCCAGCCCGCCACCAGAGCTTCGGAGCAGCCGTGCTCAGCAAGGAGGCCTCCCGGCGGGACCCCCGGCTCCTCCCGACCGCCAGCTTCTCCCTGGACGACATGGCCGTGGACACGGGCTCCGGCGCGGTGCTGAGGCGGAACCTGAGGAACCAGTCCTACCGAGCGGCCATGAGGGGCGCGGGGCCGCCAGGAGGCGAGGGGGGCTCCATTCAGCTCAGCCCCAGGCTCCAGGCCCTAGCCGAGGAGCCCAGCCAGCCACCTCGGCACCCCGCCAGAAATAAG AGAACGCTGGGGCGGAAACGTGCACACAAGGGTTCATTCAAGGATG ACCCCCGGTTCTACCAGGAGGTCCGGGAGCGTGGCCTGAACACCAGCCACGAGTCTGACGACGACCTGCTCGATGAGCCGTCCGGTCCCGAAGGAGCCCAGAAGGTGGGCGGCCCCATCGTGGTTAGGAGCTACCGGCCCCCGCAGGTCACCTGGAGCCGGCTGCCGGAG GTGGTAGAGTCAGGCATCCTGGACAAGCTGCCCGCTGAGGAGCGCAAGAGACAGGAG gCCATTTTCGAGATCCTCACATCCGAGTTCTCCTACCAGCACAGCCTGGGCATCCTGGTGGCCCAGTTTCTGCAGGCCCAAGAGCTGCGGGCCACCATGACGCAGACAGAGCACCACCACCTCTTCTCCAACATCCTGGACGTCCTGGGCGCCAGTCGGAG GTTCTTCGAGGACCTGGAGCAGCGGCACAAGGCACAGGTGTGCGTGGATGACATCAGCGACATCCTGGAGGAGCACGCGGAGAAGCACTTCCACCCCTACGTGGCCTACTGCTCCAACGAGGTCTACCAGCAGCGCGCCCTGCAGAGGCTGAC AAGCAGCAATTCCGCCTTCCGCGAGGTCCTGAGAGAGATCGAGAAGCGGCCCGCATGCAGGGGGCTGCCTATGATCTCCTTCCTGATCCTCCCCATGCAGAGGGTGACCCGGCTGCCCCTCCTGACCGAC ACGCTGTGCCTCAAGACCCAGGGCCAGCCTGAGAGGTACAAGGCTGCCAGCCGTGCACTCAAGGCCATGAGCAAG CTGGTGAGACAGTGCAATGAGGGGGCCCACAGGATGGAGCGCACGGAGCAGATGTACACGCTGCACACACAGCTGGACTTTGGCAAGGTCAAG TCCCTCCCGCTGATCTCCGCCTCCCGCTGGCTGCTGAAGCGTGGGGAGCTTTCTGTGGCAGAAGAAACTGGGCTTTTCCGAAAACTCGCCAGCCGGCCAACGTGCTACCTGTTCCTGTTCAATGACGTCCTGGTGGTCACCAGGAAGAAGAG TGAGGACAGCTTCGTGGTCCAGGACTACGCCCAGGTGGACGACATCCAGGTCCAGAAGGTGGAGCCCTCGGAGACCAACCTGCCAGGGGGCGGCAACCGCAGCTCCTCCGTGCCGTACCTGTTCCAGGTGGCCCTGCTGCGCAACAGCGAGGGCCGCCAGGAGAAGATCCTGCTGTCTGCCGACTCCGC GAGTGACCGTGCCCGGTGGATCATGGCGCTCACCCACGGGGAGCGGCTGGGGCAGGGCCCCCACAGCAAAGAAG ACCTGCTGCAGGTGGAGGTCACCAGGGCCTACTTGGCCAAGCAGGCGGACGAGGTCACACTGCAGCAGGCCGACGTGGTGCTGGTCCTGGAGCAGGTGGACG GACCCTACCCTCACCTGCCCCACGTCTGGGTCCAGGTTGGTTCTACGGTGAAAGGCTGA
- the ARHGEF16 gene encoding rho guanine nucleotide exchange factor 16 isoform X2, protein MSQRHSDSSLEQKLLECRFHSELQLDAQGNPAPSLRMARGSLRLRGDATTQLDALAPPPPAPEDEETRATVLSTHSPVALRMGTQQLIPRSLAMASKTKTPARHQSFGAAVLSKEASRRDPRLLPTASFSLDDMAVDTGSGAVLRRNLRNQSYRAAMRGAGPPGGEGGSIQLSPRLQALAEEPSQPPRHPARNKRTLGRKRAHKGSFKDDPRFYQEVRERGLNTSHESDDDLLDEPSGPEGAQKVGGPIVVRSYRPPQVVESGILDKLPAEERKRQEAIFEILTSEFSYQHSLGILVAQFLQAQELRATMTQTEHHHLFSNILDVLGASRRFFEDLEQRHKAQVCVDDISDILEEHAEKHFHPYVAYCSNEVYQQRALQRLTSSNSAFREVLREIEKRPACRGLPMISFLILPMQRVTRLPLLTDTLCLKTQGQPERYKAASRALKAMSKLVRQCNEGAHRMERTEQMYTLHTQLDFGKVKSLPLISASRWLLKRGELSVAEETGLFRKLASRPTCYLFLFNDVLVVTRKKSEDSFVVQDYAQVDDIQVQKVEPSETNLPGGGNRSSSVPYLFQVALLRNSEGRQEKILLSADSASDRARWIMALTHGERLGQGPHSKEDLLQVEVTRAYLAKQADEVTLQQADVVLVLEQVDGWFYGERLRDGETGWFPEDFARHITSPVAVEDNMRRMERLRMETDV, encoded by the exons ATGTCTCAGCGGCACTCTGACAGCTCCTTGGAACAGAAGCTCCTGGAATGCCGCTTCCACTCAGAGCTACAGCTCGATGCCCAGGGGAACCCAGCACCCAGCCTCCGGATGGCCCGAGGCTCCCTGCGGCTTAGGGGCGACGCCACCACCCAGCTGGACGCCCTGGCGCCCCCGCCTCCGGCCCCTGAGGATGAGGAGACAAGGGCCACGGTCCTGAGCACACACAGCCCCGTGGCCCTCAGGATGGGCACTCAGCAGCTGATCCCTCGGAGCCTGGCCATGGCCAGCAAGACCAAGACCCCAGCCCGCCACCAGAGCTTCGGAGCAGCCGTGCTCAGCAAGGAGGCCTCCCGGCGGGACCCCCGGCTCCTCCCGACCGCCAGCTTCTCCCTGGACGACATGGCCGTGGACACGGGCTCCGGCGCGGTGCTGAGGCGGAACCTGAGGAACCAGTCCTACCGAGCGGCCATGAGGGGCGCGGGGCCGCCAGGAGGCGAGGGGGGCTCCATTCAGCTCAGCCCCAGGCTCCAGGCCCTAGCCGAGGAGCCCAGCCAGCCACCTCGGCACCCCGCCAGAAATAAG AGAACGCTGGGGCGGAAACGTGCACACAAGGGTTCATTCAAGGATG ACCCCCGGTTCTACCAGGAGGTCCGGGAGCGTGGCCTGAACACCAGCCACGAGTCTGACGACGACCTGCTCGATGAGCCGTCCGGTCCCGAAGGAGCCCAGAAGGTGGGCGGCCCCATCGTGGTTAGGAGCTACCGGCCCCCGCAG GTGGTAGAGTCAGGCATCCTGGACAAGCTGCCCGCTGAGGAGCGCAAGAGACAGGAG gCCATTTTCGAGATCCTCACATCCGAGTTCTCCTACCAGCACAGCCTGGGCATCCTGGTGGCCCAGTTTCTGCAGGCCCAAGAGCTGCGGGCCACCATGACGCAGACAGAGCACCACCACCTCTTCTCCAACATCCTGGACGTCCTGGGCGCCAGTCGGAG GTTCTTCGAGGACCTGGAGCAGCGGCACAAGGCACAGGTGTGCGTGGATGACATCAGCGACATCCTGGAGGAGCACGCGGAGAAGCACTTCCACCCCTACGTGGCCTACTGCTCCAACGAGGTCTACCAGCAGCGCGCCCTGCAGAGGCTGAC AAGCAGCAATTCCGCCTTCCGCGAGGTCCTGAGAGAGATCGAGAAGCGGCCCGCATGCAGGGGGCTGCCTATGATCTCCTTCCTGATCCTCCCCATGCAGAGGGTGACCCGGCTGCCCCTCCTGACCGAC ACGCTGTGCCTCAAGACCCAGGGCCAGCCTGAGAGGTACAAGGCTGCCAGCCGTGCACTCAAGGCCATGAGCAAG CTGGTGAGACAGTGCAATGAGGGGGCCCACAGGATGGAGCGCACGGAGCAGATGTACACGCTGCACACACAGCTGGACTTTGGCAAGGTCAAG TCCCTCCCGCTGATCTCCGCCTCCCGCTGGCTGCTGAAGCGTGGGGAGCTTTCTGTGGCAGAAGAAACTGGGCTTTTCCGAAAACTCGCCAGCCGGCCAACGTGCTACCTGTTCCTGTTCAATGACGTCCTGGTGGTCACCAGGAAGAAGAG TGAGGACAGCTTCGTGGTCCAGGACTACGCCCAGGTGGACGACATCCAGGTCCAGAAGGTGGAGCCCTCGGAGACCAACCTGCCAGGGGGCGGCAACCGCAGCTCCTCCGTGCCGTACCTGTTCCAGGTGGCCCTGCTGCGCAACAGCGAGGGCCGCCAGGAGAAGATCCTGCTGTCTGCCGACTCCGC GAGTGACCGTGCCCGGTGGATCATGGCGCTCACCCACGGGGAGCGGCTGGGGCAGGGCCCCCACAGCAAAGAAG ACCTGCTGCAGGTGGAGGTCACCAGGGCCTACTTGGCCAAGCAGGCGGACGAGGTCACACTGCAGCAGGCCGACGTGGTGCTGGTCCTGGAGCAGGTGGACG GTTGGTTCTACGGTGAAAGGCTGAGGGATGGAGAGACAGGCTGGTTCCCCGAGGACTTTGCCCGGCACATCACCAGCCCCGTGGCTGTGGAGGACAACATGCGCAGGATGGAGCGGCTGCGCATGGAGACAGATGTGTAG
- the ARHGEF16 gene encoding rho guanine nucleotide exchange factor 16 isoform X1 gives MSQRHSDSSLEQKLLECRFHSELQLDAQGNPAPSLRMARGSLRLRGDATTQLDALAPPPPAPEDEETRATVLSTHSPVALRMGTQQLIPRSLAMASKTKTPARHQSFGAAVLSKEASRRDPRLLPTASFSLDDMAVDTGSGAVLRRNLRNQSYRAAMRGAGPPGGEGGSIQLSPRLQALAEEPSQPPRHPARNKRTLGRKRAHKGSFKDDPRFYQEVRERGLNTSHESDDDLLDEPSGPEGAQKVGGPIVVRSYRPPQVTWSRLPEVVESGILDKLPAEERKRQEAIFEILTSEFSYQHSLGILVAQFLQAQELRATMTQTEHHHLFSNILDVLGASRRFFEDLEQRHKAQVCVDDISDILEEHAEKHFHPYVAYCSNEVYQQRALQRLTSSNSAFREVLREIEKRPACRGLPMISFLILPMQRVTRLPLLTDTLCLKTQGQPERYKAASRALKAMSKLVRQCNEGAHRMERTEQMYTLHTQLDFGKVKSLPLISASRWLLKRGELSVAEETGLFRKLASRPTCYLFLFNDVLVVTRKKSEDSFVVQDYAQVDDIQVQKVEPSETNLPGGGNRSSSVPYLFQVALLRNSEGRQEKILLSADSASDRARWIMALTHGERLGQGPHSKEDLLQVEVTRAYLAKQADEVTLQQADVVLVLEQVDGWFYGERLRDGETGWFPEDFARHITSPVAVEDNMRRMERLRMETDV, from the exons ATGTCTCAGCGGCACTCTGACAGCTCCTTGGAACAGAAGCTCCTGGAATGCCGCTTCCACTCAGAGCTACAGCTCGATGCCCAGGGGAACCCAGCACCCAGCCTCCGGATGGCCCGAGGCTCCCTGCGGCTTAGGGGCGACGCCACCACCCAGCTGGACGCCCTGGCGCCCCCGCCTCCGGCCCCTGAGGATGAGGAGACAAGGGCCACGGTCCTGAGCACACACAGCCCCGTGGCCCTCAGGATGGGCACTCAGCAGCTGATCCCTCGGAGCCTGGCCATGGCCAGCAAGACCAAGACCCCAGCCCGCCACCAGAGCTTCGGAGCAGCCGTGCTCAGCAAGGAGGCCTCCCGGCGGGACCCCCGGCTCCTCCCGACCGCCAGCTTCTCCCTGGACGACATGGCCGTGGACACGGGCTCCGGCGCGGTGCTGAGGCGGAACCTGAGGAACCAGTCCTACCGAGCGGCCATGAGGGGCGCGGGGCCGCCAGGAGGCGAGGGGGGCTCCATTCAGCTCAGCCCCAGGCTCCAGGCCCTAGCCGAGGAGCCCAGCCAGCCACCTCGGCACCCCGCCAGAAATAAG AGAACGCTGGGGCGGAAACGTGCACACAAGGGTTCATTCAAGGATG ACCCCCGGTTCTACCAGGAGGTCCGGGAGCGTGGCCTGAACACCAGCCACGAGTCTGACGACGACCTGCTCGATGAGCCGTCCGGTCCCGAAGGAGCCCAGAAGGTGGGCGGCCCCATCGTGGTTAGGAGCTACCGGCCCCCGCAGGTCACCTGGAGCCGGCTGCCGGAG GTGGTAGAGTCAGGCATCCTGGACAAGCTGCCCGCTGAGGAGCGCAAGAGACAGGAG gCCATTTTCGAGATCCTCACATCCGAGTTCTCCTACCAGCACAGCCTGGGCATCCTGGTGGCCCAGTTTCTGCAGGCCCAAGAGCTGCGGGCCACCATGACGCAGACAGAGCACCACCACCTCTTCTCCAACATCCTGGACGTCCTGGGCGCCAGTCGGAG GTTCTTCGAGGACCTGGAGCAGCGGCACAAGGCACAGGTGTGCGTGGATGACATCAGCGACATCCTGGAGGAGCACGCGGAGAAGCACTTCCACCCCTACGTGGCCTACTGCTCCAACGAGGTCTACCAGCAGCGCGCCCTGCAGAGGCTGAC AAGCAGCAATTCCGCCTTCCGCGAGGTCCTGAGAGAGATCGAGAAGCGGCCCGCATGCAGGGGGCTGCCTATGATCTCCTTCCTGATCCTCCCCATGCAGAGGGTGACCCGGCTGCCCCTCCTGACCGAC ACGCTGTGCCTCAAGACCCAGGGCCAGCCTGAGAGGTACAAGGCTGCCAGCCGTGCACTCAAGGCCATGAGCAAG CTGGTGAGACAGTGCAATGAGGGGGCCCACAGGATGGAGCGCACGGAGCAGATGTACACGCTGCACACACAGCTGGACTTTGGCAAGGTCAAG TCCCTCCCGCTGATCTCCGCCTCCCGCTGGCTGCTGAAGCGTGGGGAGCTTTCTGTGGCAGAAGAAACTGGGCTTTTCCGAAAACTCGCCAGCCGGCCAACGTGCTACCTGTTCCTGTTCAATGACGTCCTGGTGGTCACCAGGAAGAAGAG TGAGGACAGCTTCGTGGTCCAGGACTACGCCCAGGTGGACGACATCCAGGTCCAGAAGGTGGAGCCCTCGGAGACCAACCTGCCAGGGGGCGGCAACCGCAGCTCCTCCGTGCCGTACCTGTTCCAGGTGGCCCTGCTGCGCAACAGCGAGGGCCGCCAGGAGAAGATCCTGCTGTCTGCCGACTCCGC GAGTGACCGTGCCCGGTGGATCATGGCGCTCACCCACGGGGAGCGGCTGGGGCAGGGCCCCCACAGCAAAGAAG ACCTGCTGCAGGTGGAGGTCACCAGGGCCTACTTGGCCAAGCAGGCGGACGAGGTCACACTGCAGCAGGCCGACGTGGTGCTGGTCCTGGAGCAGGTGGACG GTTGGTTCTACGGTGAAAGGCTGAGGGATGGAGAGACAGGCTGGTTCCCCGAGGACTTTGCCCGGCACATCACCAGCCCCGTGGCTGTGGAGGACAACATGCGCAGGATGGAGCGGCTGCGCATGGAGACAGATGTGTAG